A single window of Clupea harengus unplaced genomic scaffold, Ch_v2.0.2, whole genome shotgun sequence DNA harbors:
- the LOC122129488 gene encoding uncharacterized protein LOC122129488 isoform X2 — protein sequence MNATAAEGLLVEFLEELSLKELHTFQTILQQQHCPEKKGEKEDARSVVQFLMNKSGSAEAVNIAVSILEEIKLNQLALQLRECYDKEKDQSFRDKESFPSEESTELFKPDVRDVMETPAHRSHYSFNFKHAGMFQCCFTGLVFKMTSAGLVEYHHVPWDQKGQGVAAGPLYDIECPDGSLCQLGLPHCDVVSARSNESLSVIHASLKKPVESLKPLLMSDSHLFVDISTCSKFGIQTSLPLTPQKVLVKLSLQGSTLNVMLLPRNAILREVREWRQRMIAPETEIFIETGFYCSLTPGERYTLSCEGAAAGGIDPQEAEFSLQYDSYQPTFRVSLANRREVQLGLRENAADQQVWDCHVKLPDTELLEGDELSEYNFSSGYPVECLIINNVRFPNGERKGSDIDAAALHNVFNWLGFRVTIMEDLGAAEMRQRLGMISQSVRGHCFVCCVLSHGNEKGVFGIDHEIITVKEINSLFSPQNCPALANKPKVFFFQACRGGQRDHVLQVPAARAEVQVDAGEIDVPDRVIISTPAHSDILNCLSTVEDYVSIRSRTKGSWFIQSVCKQLRHGCTRNDDILTVLTRVNAEVSGLEGRIGRNTVKQIPEERHTMRKKLYFRVPKHVE from the exons ATGAATGCAACAGCGGCAGAAGGTTTGCTGGTGGAGTTTCTGGAGGAGCTTTCTCTGAAAGAGCTGCACACGTTTCAGACCATcctacagcagcagcactgtcCTGAGAAGAAGGGTGAAAAGGAGGACGCCCGCTCTGTGGTTCAATTCCTGATGAACAAGTCTGGCTCTGCTGAAGCCGTAAACATTGCTGTGTCGATCTTAGAAGAAATTAAACTCAACCAGCTCGCCCTGCAACTGAGag AATGTTATGACAAAGAGAAAGACCAAAGTTTCAGAGACAAAGAGTCGTTCCCATCTGAGGAATCCACTGAG TTATTTAAACCAGATGTACGAGACGTCATGGAGACCCCAGCCCATAG gtcacactacagcttcaactTCAAACATGCGGGCATGTTTCAGTGCTGCTTCACTGGTCTGGTGTTTAAGATGACGAGTGCTGGTCTGGTGGAGTACCACCACGTGCCCTGGGATCAAAAAGGGCAGGGGGTGGCAGCCGGGCCTCTCTATGATATTGAATGTCCTGACGGGTCTCTCTGCCAGCTGGGCCTGCCACACTGTGATGTTGTGTCTG CCAGAAGCAATGAGTCTCTCTCAGTCATCCACGCCAGCCTCAAGAAACCAGTGGAGAGCCTCAAGCCTCTGTTGATGTCTGACTCGCACCTGTTTGTTGACATCAGTACATGCTCCAAATTTGGGATTCAGACAAGCTTGCCTCTAACACCCCAGAAAGTGCTTGTCAAGCTCTCCCTTCAGGGCTCAACACTGAATGTCATGTTGTTGCCAAGGAATGCTATCCTCCGTGAG GTGAGAGAATGGAGACAGAGGATGATCGCACCTGAGACAGAGATCTTCATAGAAACAGGATTTTACTGCAGTCTTACCCCAGGTGAACGGTACACTCTGTCCTGTGAAGGCGCTGCAGCTGGTGGAATTGACCCTCAG GAAGCGGAGTTCTCCCTGCAGTACGACAGCTACCAGCCAACATTTAGAGTGAGTTTAGCCAACAGAAGGGAGGTTCAGCTTGGTCTAAGAGAAAACGCAGCAGATCAACAAGTCTGGGACTGTCATGTCAAACTTCCAG ACACAGAACTCCTTGAGGGGGATGAG CTCAGTGAGTACAACTTCAGTAGTGGCTATCCAGTTGAGTGTTTGATCATCAACAATGTCAGGTTTCCCAATGGAGAGCGAAAAGGATCCGATATTGATGCAG CTGCACTGCATAATGTGTTCAACTGGCTTGGCTTCAGAGTGACTATAATGGAAGACCTGGGGGCGGCCGAGATGAGGCAACGACTTGGCATGATAAGTCAGTCAGTGCGGGGGCACTGCTTCGTGTGCTGTGTACTCAGCCATGGCAACGAGAAAGGAGTTTTTGGGATTGATCATGAAATCATTACAGTCAAGGAAATAAACTCTCTGTTTTCTCCGCAAAACTGTCCTGCTTTGGCCAACAAGCCCAAAGTGTTCTTCTTCCAGGCGTGTCGAGGAGGCCAGAGAGACCATGTGCTTCAGGTACCCGCAGCGAGAGCAGAGGTGCAGGTGGACGCTGGAGAAATTGATGTCCCTGACAGAGTGATCATCTCAACACCGGCTCACTCCGACATCCTTAACTGCCTGTCCACAGTCGAAGACTACGTCTCAATCAGAAGCAGGACAAAAGGCTCTTGGTTCATCCAGTCTGTTTGTAAACAGCTGAGACATGGCTGCACCAG GAATGATGATATTCTGACCGTTCTCACTCGAGTGAATGCTGAAGTCAGCGGGTTAGAGGGCCGGATTGGCCGAAACACTGTGAAGCAGATCCCTGAGGAGAGGCACACTATGAGGAAGAAGCTTTACTTCCGGGTGCCCAAGCATGTTGAATGA
- the LOC122129488 gene encoding uncharacterized protein LOC122129488 isoform X1, translated as MNATAAEGLLVEFLEELSLKELHTFQTILQQQHCPEKKGEKEDARSVVQFLMNKSGSAEAVNIAVSILEEIKLNQLALQLRECYDKEKDQSFRDKESFPSEESTELFKPDVRDVMETPAHSDRQSKSPLTKYPSSIYPPSLGYCGGTETDFVSYIRAVGQTNTRYRSHYSFNFKHAGMFQCCFTGLVFKMTSAGLVEYHHVPWDQKGQGVAAGPLYDIECPDGSLCQLGLPHCDVVSARSNESLSVIHASLKKPVESLKPLLMSDSHLFVDISTCSKFGIQTSLPLTPQKVLVKLSLQGSTLNVMLLPRNAILREVREWRQRMIAPETEIFIETGFYCSLTPGERYTLSCEGAAAGGIDPQEAEFSLQYDSYQPTFRVSLANRREVQLGLRENAADQQVWDCHVKLPDTELLEGDELSEYNFSSGYPVECLIINNVRFPNGERKGSDIDAAALHNVFNWLGFRVTIMEDLGAAEMRQRLGMISQSVRGHCFVCCVLSHGNEKGVFGIDHEIITVKEINSLFSPQNCPALANKPKVFFFQACRGGQRDHVLQVPAARAEVQVDAGEIDVPDRVIISTPAHSDILNCLSTVEDYVSIRSRTKGSWFIQSVCKQLRHGCTRNDDILTVLTRVNAEVSGLEGRIGRNTVKQIPEERHTMRKKLYFRVPKHVE; from the exons ATGAATGCAACAGCGGCAGAAGGTTTGCTGGTGGAGTTTCTGGAGGAGCTTTCTCTGAAAGAGCTGCACACGTTTCAGACCATcctacagcagcagcactgtcCTGAGAAGAAGGGTGAAAAGGAGGACGCCCGCTCTGTGGTTCAATTCCTGATGAACAAGTCTGGCTCTGCTGAAGCCGTAAACATTGCTGTGTCGATCTTAGAAGAAATTAAACTCAACCAGCTCGCCCTGCAACTGAGag AATGTTATGACAAAGAGAAAGACCAAAGTTTCAGAGACAAAGAGTCGTTCCCATCTGAGGAATCCACTGAG TTATTTAAACCAGATGTACGAGACGTCATGGAGACCCCAGCCCATAG TGACCGTCAATCCAAAAGTCCACTGACAAAATACCCGTCCTCTATCTACCCTCCATCTTTAGGGTACTGCGGAGGCACTGAGACAGATTTTGTGTCATAT ATACGTGCAGTGGGCCAAACAAACACTAGATACAG gtcacactacagcttcaactTCAAACATGCGGGCATGTTTCAGTGCTGCTTCACTGGTCTGGTGTTTAAGATGACGAGTGCTGGTCTGGTGGAGTACCACCACGTGCCCTGGGATCAAAAAGGGCAGGGGGTGGCAGCCGGGCCTCTCTATGATATTGAATGTCCTGACGGGTCTCTCTGCCAGCTGGGCCTGCCACACTGTGATGTTGTGTCTG CCAGAAGCAATGAGTCTCTCTCAGTCATCCACGCCAGCCTCAAGAAACCAGTGGAGAGCCTCAAGCCTCTGTTGATGTCTGACTCGCACCTGTTTGTTGACATCAGTACATGCTCCAAATTTGGGATTCAGACAAGCTTGCCTCTAACACCCCAGAAAGTGCTTGTCAAGCTCTCCCTTCAGGGCTCAACACTGAATGTCATGTTGTTGCCAAGGAATGCTATCCTCCGTGAG GTGAGAGAATGGAGACAGAGGATGATCGCACCTGAGACAGAGATCTTCATAGAAACAGGATTTTACTGCAGTCTTACCCCAGGTGAACGGTACACTCTGTCCTGTGAAGGCGCTGCAGCTGGTGGAATTGACCCTCAG GAAGCGGAGTTCTCCCTGCAGTACGACAGCTACCAGCCAACATTTAGAGTGAGTTTAGCCAACAGAAGGGAGGTTCAGCTTGGTCTAAGAGAAAACGCAGCAGATCAACAAGTCTGGGACTGTCATGTCAAACTTCCAG ACACAGAACTCCTTGAGGGGGATGAG CTCAGTGAGTACAACTTCAGTAGTGGCTATCCAGTTGAGTGTTTGATCATCAACAATGTCAGGTTTCCCAATGGAGAGCGAAAAGGATCCGATATTGATGCAG CTGCACTGCATAATGTGTTCAACTGGCTTGGCTTCAGAGTGACTATAATGGAAGACCTGGGGGCGGCCGAGATGAGGCAACGACTTGGCATGATAAGTCAGTCAGTGCGGGGGCACTGCTTCGTGTGCTGTGTACTCAGCCATGGCAACGAGAAAGGAGTTTTTGGGATTGATCATGAAATCATTACAGTCAAGGAAATAAACTCTCTGTTTTCTCCGCAAAACTGTCCTGCTTTGGCCAACAAGCCCAAAGTGTTCTTCTTCCAGGCGTGTCGAGGAGGCCAGAGAGACCATGTGCTTCAGGTACCCGCAGCGAGAGCAGAGGTGCAGGTGGACGCTGGAGAAATTGATGTCCCTGACAGAGTGATCATCTCAACACCGGCTCACTCCGACATCCTTAACTGCCTGTCCACAGTCGAAGACTACGTCTCAATCAGAAGCAGGACAAAAGGCTCTTGGTTCATCCAGTCTGTTTGTAAACAGCTGAGACATGGCTGCACCAG GAATGATGATATTCTGACCGTTCTCACTCGAGTGAATGCTGAAGTCAGCGGGTTAGAGGGCCGGATTGGCCGAAACACTGTGAAGCAGATCCCTGAGGAGAGGCACACTATGAGGAAGAAGCTTTACTTCCGGGTGCCCAAGCATGTTGAATGA